One Hippoglossus stenolepis isolate QCI-W04-F060 chromosome 22, HSTE1.2, whole genome shotgun sequence DNA segment encodes these proteins:
- the elk3 gene encoding ETS domain-containing protein Elk-3, translating into MESSITLWQFLLQLLLDQSHKHLIRWTSNDGEFKLLKSEEVAKLWGLRKNKTNMNYDKLSRALRYYYDKNIIKKVIGQKFVYKFVSFPEILKMDPAMVESGRCSEESATSEPDAEDEDGSGRNEYLHSGLYSSFTVSSLQHSLEQHRPIKMEPRSGRHDDSSSVIRFITNRGHSSLPSTPPPSSSDTSHSSRPSPGPARSPTCSTSPQQSPNHAYWRGRSQSTDTDESEQIAQPLNLSSGQRERERSQSTTTPERRGLANGGPSKSRKPKGLEISASSLLLTGSDLVSIALNSPALPSGSLTPAFLTAQTPSGLLLTPSPLLSNIHFWSSLSPVGPLSPAQLQSHAPLFQFPTLLNGHIPMPFPCMDAPLLLSPGSHKS; encoded by the exons ATGGAGAGCTCCATCACACTCTGGcagttcctgctgcagcttctgctcgaCCAGAGCCACAAACACCTCATCCGCTGGACGTCCAACGACGGCGAGTTCAAGCTGCTCAAGTCAGAAGAAGTGGCCAAGCTGTGGGGGCTGCGCAAGAACAAGACCAACATGAACTATGACAAGCTGAGCAGAGCCCTGCGCTACTACTACGACAAG AACATCATCAAGAAAGTGATCGGCCAGAAGTTTGTCTACAAATTTGTGTCGTTCCCCGAGATCCTGAAGATGGACCCTGCGATGGTGGAGTCTGGTCGTTGCAGCGAGGAAAGTGCGACATCGGAGCCGGACGCTGAAGACGAGGACGGGAGTGGCAGAAACGAATACCTCCACTCTGGCCTGTACTCCTCCTTCACTGTCAGCTCCCTGCAACACTCCCTGGAACAACACCGGCCGATCAAGATGGAGCCCCGGTCCGGTCGCCACGACGACAGCTCTTCTGTCATCCGGTTCATAACTAACCGTGGtcactcctccctcccctccaccccacccccatccTCGAGTGACACCTCACACTCCTCCAGGCCGTCTCCCGGGCCGGCCCGCTCGCccacctgctccacctctccgcAACAAAGCCCCAACCACGCGTATTGGAGGGGGCGGAGCCAGAGCACAGATACTGATGAGTCGGAGCAGATCGCTCAACCTTTAAACCTGTCGTCAGgtcagagagaaagggagaggtcACAGAGCACCACCACGCCAGAGAGGAGGGGCTTGGCCAATGGTGGGCCTTCGAAGAGCAGGAAACCCAAAGGCTTGGAAatctccgcctcctccctcctgctgacaggaagtgaccttGTCTCCATCGCCCTCAACAGCCCGGCTTTGCCTTCAGGGTCCCTGACCCCAGCTTTCCTCACCGCACAG ACTCCGTCTGGTCTGCTGCTCACACCCAGTCCTCTGCTCTCCAATATCCATTTCTGGTCCAGTCTGAGCCCGGTGGGACCCCTCAGCCCTGCACAGCTTCAGAGCCACGCCCCCCTCTTCCAG TTTCCCACTCTGTTAAACGGACACATCCCAATGCCATTCCCCTGCATGGACGCTCCCCTGCTGTTGTCCCCCGGCTCCCACAAGTCCTGA
- the cdk17 gene encoding cyclin-dependent kinase 17 — MEKMKRIKKRLSLTLRSSHTIDESLSELAEQMTLEDGGTKDNEPFMRNGRPPTSHSMHSFLHQYTGSFKKPPLRRPHSVIGGTLGSFMAIPRNGSRLDIVHENLKMGSDGESDQASGTSSDEVQSPTGVCLRNRVHRRISMEDLNKRLSLPADIRIPDGYLEKLQLSSPPFDQPLSRRSRRASLSEIGFGKLETYIKLDKLGEGTYATVFKGRSKLTDNLVALKEIRLEHEEGAPCTAIREVSLLKDLKHANIVTLHDIVHTEKSLTLVFEYLDKDLKQYMDDCGNIMSMHNVKIFLFQILRGLSYCHKRKVLHRDLKPQNLLINEKGELKLADFGLARAKSVPTKTYSNEVVTLWYRPPDVLLGSSEYSTQIDMWGVGCIFYEMAAGRPLFPGSTVEDELHLIFRLLGAPNEEKWPGISSIEEFKSYNFPKYKPQPLINHAPRLDSEGIELLLSFLRYESKKRISAEEAMKHSHFRQLGMKIQTLPESVSIFTLKEIQLQKDPGYRNSSYTESGNGKINRRQSMLF, encoded by the exons agcCCTTCATGAGGAACGGccgcccccccacctcccacaGCATGCACTCCTTCCTGCACCAGTACACCGGCTCCTTCAAGAAGCCCCCGCTCCGCCGGCCGCACAGCGTCATCGGCGGCACCTTGGGATCCTTCATGGCTATTCCACGCAACGGCAGTCGTCTGG ATATTGTACATGAGAACTTGAAGATGGGCTCAGACGGGGAGAGCGACCAGGCGTCTGGAACGTCGTCTGATGAGGTTCAGTCTCCGACCGGCGTCTGTCTGAGGAACCGAGTCCACCGGCGGATCTCCATGGAG GACCTCAACAAGCGTCTGTCGCTGCCAGCTGACATCCGAATTCCCGACGGTTacctggagaagctgcagctcagcagtcCGCCCTTCGACCAGCCGCTCAGCCGACGCTCCCGCCGGGCTTCTCTG TCGGAGATCGGTTTTGGGAAGTTGGAGACGTACATTAAGCTGGACAAACtgggagag GGAACCTACGCCACAGTATTCAAAGGACGCAGTAAGCTTACGGACAACCTGGTGGCGCTGAAGGAGATCAGGTTGGAGCACGAGGAGGGAGCACCATGCACCGCCATCAGAGAGG tGTCATTACTGAAGGACCTCAAACACGCCAACATCGTGACGCTACACGACATCGTTCACACTGAAAAGAGCCTAACGCTCGTCTTCGAGTACCTG GATAAGGATCTGAAACAGTACATGGATGACTGTGGAAACATAATGAGCATGCACAATGTGAAG ATCTTCCTGTTCCAAATATTGCGAGGGCTGTCATACTGTCACAAGAGGAAAGTTCTCCACAGGGACCTGAAGCCTCAGAACCTCCTCATCAATGAGAAAGGCGAACTCAAACTGGCTGATTTTG GTCTGGCGAGGGCCAAGTCCGTCCCAACTAAAACCTACTCCAACGAGGTGGTGACGCTTTGGTATCGGCCTCCTGATGTTCTGCTGGGATCCTCTGAGTACTCGACACAGATCGACATGTG gggcGTTGGTTGTATATTTTATGAGATGGCTGCAGGTCGGCCGCTGTTCCCCGGCTCCACCGTGGAGGACGAGCTCCACCTCATCTTCAGGTTACTGG GAGCGCCCAATGAGGAGAAATGGCCGGGAATCTCCTCCATCGAAGAGTTCAAATCCTACAACTTCCCCAAATACAAACCACAGCCGTTAATCAACCACGCTCCcag GCTGGACAGCGAAGGCATCGAGCTGCTGCTGTCTTTCCTCAGA TACGAATCCAAGAAGAGGATTTCAGCGGAGGAGGCGATGAAGCATTCCCACTTCAGGCAGCTCGGGATGAAAATCCAAACACTGCCTGAGA GTGTATCCATATTCACATTAAAAgaaattcagctgcagaaagaCCCCGGCTACAGGAACTCCTCGTATACAGAGTCAG gCAACGGCAAGATCAACAGGAGGCAGAGCATGCTCTTCTAA